In one window of Porites lutea chromosome 8, jaPorLute2.1, whole genome shotgun sequence DNA:
- the LOC140946228 gene encoding pumilio homolog 2-like isoform X2 — MASKLQRKPPFLPQSSKWPWKTRSCGLIKFDHIRPMSFPCVLGMNEVGWEDGAYHSNGMPPKLGGRTSNGGSKTNNQGFEIVGTKSNGEVASYLFQRQGVATSFSKTVAENEKGNFSGQRWSSVGEGMSEQGNNKDGELDDKFQSLSLNNNEKKADTPIEEIASTAKKLWDVQDSGEENQGGMTTGIFFGEQWRETAWGPSVPHMAQSEHAVSQPIMVQRPAKGGNFNTGSESQSVLSPRSADGVGLSMVEYVLASSPGGQELDAQIIKAGFGPKAKNEGKGSKGGSPFEEDTGEEIKKVLQDEQGHESPKPVPKQTVEDDKAAATFSRTPGSRQPSPTTSSQQQDAQQATQTAHTTQPPMGQIKPNIYKQPDSIEDIAPPVALIDPLESVHLEQLPFAQQREPAVGTPTSPSDFVMVTGASLPNNVITSQQNQSLQMSQQHQIALAMAAQQQQQQQQQQLGLQSSLQSTGLGHPNPYFITAQPTQDPYGNPSLAAVSGGAPQVVHPHQYAAYSVQPWGVYSTTGATSSGGYLQQQQQQQQQQQQAQHAQLLRSNSGGMAGRPMQGQMEIIGTPPSHQQHSMAAAASPGTNYQLIAPPGAAPLGLGTTAYYDQSGNLVLGNAQNVNNMATAQMAAGQMGTLRMVSPVVVNAQNASASSVAAGRMGSASSMGGASSIGLFGQQTQQQPQLNSSALGMLGNVVGGSSGVGAVGTIPGGGATRRESMNATDYGKRAGIAQYYATPSGMSSLASLSISAQPSYNAPQELPTPPLLSQGQSPFGSQSGYGGQSGFTVGSPISNGLSRYMQLAAAPRESTKYQGSLGGFSGMQFGASALGGSSLRGSRGKETGRSRLLEDFRNNRYPNIQLRDLANHIVEFSQDQHGSRFIQQKLERASPNEKQMVFHEILPAAYSLMTDVFGNYVIQKFFEFGSPEQKHLLANCIRGHVLPLALQMYGCRVIQKALECISPDVQNDLVRELDGHVLKCVKDQNGNHVVQKCIECVDPSSLQFIIGAFQAQVYALSTHPYGCRVIQRILEHCMPEQTSPILDELHQHTERLVQDQYGNYVIQHVLEHGTLEDKSKIVHELRGNILIFSQHKFASNVVEKCVTHASRAERAMLIDEVCGSSDSALYTMMKDQFANYVIQKMIDVAEPPQRKLLMHRIRPHVPTLRKYTYGKHILAKLEKYYMTMKPTPEFLPLTNGPLL; from the exons atggcAAGTAAACTTCAAAGAAAGCCTCCATTTCTACCCCAGTCCAGCAAATGGCCTTGGAAGACAAGATCATGTGGCTTAATCAAATTCGATCAC aTCCGTCCAATGAGTTTTCCATGTGTTCTTGGTATGAACGAAGTTGGATGGGAAGATGGAGCGTACCACAGCAATGGTATGCCTCCAAAACTTGGCGGACGCACCAGTAATGGGGGATCGAAGACAAACAACCAGGGCTTCGAAATAGTAGGCACAAAGTCGAACGGGGAAGTCGCAAGTTATCTGTTCCAGCGCCAAGGCGTCGCTACAAGCTTTTCCAAAACAGTTGCAGAAAACGAAAAAGGGAATTTTTCGGGCCAAAGATGGTCTTCTGTAGGTGAAGGAATGTCGGAGCAA GGAAATAACAAAGATGGAGAACTGGATGACAAGTTCCAGAGCTTGTCTTTGAACAACAATGAAAAGAAAGCTGACACACCAATAGAAGAG ATTGCTTCTACTGCTAAGAAGCTTTGGGATGTTCAGGACTCAGGGGAAGAGAACCAGGGAGGAATGACCACTGGGATCTTTTTTGGGGAGCAGTGGAGAGAAACTGCGTGGGGCCCATCAGTGCCACACATGGCACAGTCAGAGCACGCTGTGTCTCAGCCCATCATGGTACAAAGGCCTGCTAAAGGAGGTAACTTTAACACTGGTTCTGAGTCGCAAAGTGTCCTTTCTCCAAGGTCAGCAGATGGTGTTGGACTCAGTATGGTTGAGTATGTCTTAGCTTCTTCACCAGGTGGACAGGAACTGGATGCACAGATTATTAAAGCAGGattt GGACCCAAAGCTAAAAATGAAGGCAAGGGAAGCAAAGGAGGCTCGCCATTTGAGGAGGATACTGGTGAGGAGATAAAGAAAGTTCTTCAAGATGAGCAAGGACATGAATCTCCGAAACCTGTCCCTAAGCAAACTGTAGAAGATGACAAGGCTGCTGCAACTTTCAG CCGAACTCCAGGCAGTAGACAGCCCTCTCCTACTACAAGTTCACAGCAACAGGATGCTCAGCAGGCCACCCAAACTGCCCACACAACTCAGCCACCCATGGGGCAGATTAAGCCTAATATCTACAAACAGCCAGATTCTATTGAAGATATTGCACCTCCTGTGGCATTGATAGATCCTCTTGAAAGCGTACATCTAGAACAGCTTCCGTTTGCGCAGCAGAGGGAGCCAGCTGTTGGCACTCCTACCAGTCCTTCAGACTTTGTAATGGTGACAGGGGCATCTCTGCCAAACAATGTCATTACATCGCAGCAAAACCAATCACTCCAGATGTCCCAACAGCATCAGATTGCACTGGCAATGGCTGCccaacagcaacagcagcaacaacaacaacagctggGATTACAATCCAGTCTGCAATCTACTGGTCTTGGTCATCCAAATCCTTATTTCATAACAGCTCAGCCAACGCAGGATCCATATGGCAATCCATCTCTAGCTGCTGTAAGTGGGGGTGCCCCTCAAGTGGTCCATCCTCATCAGTACGCAGCATACAGTGTCCAGCCATGGGGGGTGTATTCCACAACAGGTGCAACAAGTAGTGGAGGGTATCttcagcagcagcagcaacaacagcagcaacaacaacaggcTCAACATGCACAGCTTCTGCGATCCAACTCTGGTGGCATGGCGGGGCGTCCAATGCAGGGGCAGATGGAAATTATTGGAACACCCCCGTCACACCAGCAGCATTCCATGGCTGCTGCAGCTTCTCCTGGTACAAACTATCAGCTGATTGCACCACCTGGTGCAGCACCATTAGGATTAGGAACAACTGCATACTACGATCAGTCTGGAAACTTGGTGCTGGGTAATGCACAGAATGTGAACAACATGGCCACAGCGCAGATGGCTGCAGGGCAGATGGGCACACTGAGGATGGTTTCTCCAGTTGTGGTGAATGCCCAGAATGCTTCTGCTAGCTCAGTGGCTGCAGGTAGAATGGGAAGTGCCAGCTCAATGGGTGGGGCTTCCAGCATAGGCTTGTTTGGACAGCAAACTCAGCAGCAGCCACAGTTAAATAGTAGTGCCTTAGGAATGCTTGGTAATGTTGTAGGAGGATCTTCTGGTGTTGGCGCTGTGGGGACCATCCCTGGGGGAGGAGCAACAAGACGAGAATCAATGAATGCTACGGACTATGGTAAGAGAGCAGGTATTGCACAATACTATGCAACCCCTAGTGGAATGAGCAGCCTTGCCAGTTTATCTATCTCAGCACAGCCCTCTTACAATGCCCCGCAAGAACTTCCAACCCCTCCTCTTCTCTCACAAGGGCAGTCTCCCTTTGGTAGTCAGTCTGGTTACGGAGGGCAGTCAGGATTCACTGTAGGCAGTCCTATCTCAAATGGTCTCTCGCGCTACATGCAGCTTGCTGCTGCTCCTCGGGAGTCTACCAAGTACCAGGGGTCTCTAGGCGGCTTCAGTGGGATGCAGTTTGGTGCATCTGCCTTAGGTGGAAGTAGCTTAAGAGGTTCCAGAGGCAAAGAAACTGGTAGAAGCAGGCTGTTGGAAGACTTCCGCAATAACCGCTACCCTAACATTCAGTTACGTGACctggccaatcacattgtaGAGTTCTCTCAAGATCAGCATGGCTCGAGGTTTATTCAGCAGAAGCTTGAGCGGGCCTCTCCTAATGAAAAGCAGATGGTCTTTCATGAAATCCTCCCAGCTGCTTACAGCTTGATGACAGATGTATTTGGAAATTATGTGATACAGAAGTTCTTTGAGTTTGGTAGTCCTGAGCAGAAGCATCTTCTTGCCAACTGCATCCGTGGTCATGTGTTACCACTTGCCTTGCAAATGTATGGATGTCGTGTGATACAGAAGGCACTCGAGTGTATTTCTCCTGACGTTCAG aATGACCTGGTGAGGGAGCTGGATGGACATGTGCTGAAGTGTGTCAAGGATCAAAATGGAAATCATGTCGTACAAAAATGCATTGAATGTGTAGACCCATCGTCACTTCAGTTTATTATTGGAGCATTTCAAGCACAG GTCTATGCCCTCTCAACTCATCCTTATGGCTGCCGTGTGATTCAGCGTATCCTTGAACACTGTATGCCAGAGCAGACAAGTCCTATCCTGGATGAATTACACCAGCATACTGAGAGACTAGTACAAGATCAATATGGCAACTATGTGATTCAGCATGTGCTGGAGCATGGCACACTAGAGGACAAGAGCAAGATTGTTCATGAGCTTAGAGGGAACATACTAATTTTTAGCCAGCATAAATTTGCAAG TAATGTTGTGGAAAAATGTGTGACTCATGCCTCACGTGCTGAACGAGCTATGCTCATTGACGAAGTTTGCGGCAGCAGTGATAG TGCCTTATACACCATGATGAAAGATCAGTTTGCTAATTACGTCATCCAGAAGATGATTGACGTGGCAGAACCTCCTCAGCGAAAATTACTGATGCACAGGATTAGACCACATGTGCCAACACTCCGCAAGTACACTTATGGCAAACACATTCTGGCCAAGTTAGAGAAGTATTATATGACCATGAAACCAACACCCGAGTTTCTACCTCTTACAAATGGCCCGTTACTGTAG
- the LOC140946228 gene encoding pumilio homolog 2-like isoform X1, with translation MASKLQRKPPFLPQSSKWPWKTRSCGLIKFDHIRPMSFPCVLGMNEVGWEDGAYHSNGMPPKLGGRTSNGGSKTNNQGFEIVGTKSNGEVASYLFQRQGVATSFSKTVAENEKGNFSGQRWSSVGEGMSEQGNNKDGELDDKFQSLSLNNNEKKADTPIEEIASTAKKLWDVQDSGEENQGGMTTGIFFGEQWRETAWGPSVPHMAQSEHAVSQPIMVQRPAKGGNFNTGSESQSVLSPRSADGVGLSMVEYVLASSPGGQELDAQIIKAGFGTSPTTDVLSDKGPKAKNEGKGSKGGSPFEEDTGEEIKKVLQDEQGHESPKPVPKQTVEDDKAAATFSRTPGSRQPSPTTSSQQQDAQQATQTAHTTQPPMGQIKPNIYKQPDSIEDIAPPVALIDPLESVHLEQLPFAQQREPAVGTPTSPSDFVMVTGASLPNNVITSQQNQSLQMSQQHQIALAMAAQQQQQQQQQQLGLQSSLQSTGLGHPNPYFITAQPTQDPYGNPSLAAVSGGAPQVVHPHQYAAYSVQPWGVYSTTGATSSGGYLQQQQQQQQQQQQAQHAQLLRSNSGGMAGRPMQGQMEIIGTPPSHQQHSMAAAASPGTNYQLIAPPGAAPLGLGTTAYYDQSGNLVLGNAQNVNNMATAQMAAGQMGTLRMVSPVVVNAQNASASSVAAGRMGSASSMGGASSIGLFGQQTQQQPQLNSSALGMLGNVVGGSSGVGAVGTIPGGGATRRESMNATDYGKRAGIAQYYATPSGMSSLASLSISAQPSYNAPQELPTPPLLSQGQSPFGSQSGYGGQSGFTVGSPISNGLSRYMQLAAAPRESTKYQGSLGGFSGMQFGASALGGSSLRGSRGKETGRSRLLEDFRNNRYPNIQLRDLANHIVEFSQDQHGSRFIQQKLERASPNEKQMVFHEILPAAYSLMTDVFGNYVIQKFFEFGSPEQKHLLANCIRGHVLPLALQMYGCRVIQKALECISPDVQNDLVRELDGHVLKCVKDQNGNHVVQKCIECVDPSSLQFIIGAFQAQVYALSTHPYGCRVIQRILEHCMPEQTSPILDELHQHTERLVQDQYGNYVIQHVLEHGTLEDKSKIVHELRGNILIFSQHKFASNVVEKCVTHASRAERAMLIDEVCGSSDSALYTMMKDQFANYVIQKMIDVAEPPQRKLLMHRIRPHVPTLRKYTYGKHILAKLEKYYMTMKPTPEFLPLTNGPLL, from the exons atggcAAGTAAACTTCAAAGAAAGCCTCCATTTCTACCCCAGTCCAGCAAATGGCCTTGGAAGACAAGATCATGTGGCTTAATCAAATTCGATCAC aTCCGTCCAATGAGTTTTCCATGTGTTCTTGGTATGAACGAAGTTGGATGGGAAGATGGAGCGTACCACAGCAATGGTATGCCTCCAAAACTTGGCGGACGCACCAGTAATGGGGGATCGAAGACAAACAACCAGGGCTTCGAAATAGTAGGCACAAAGTCGAACGGGGAAGTCGCAAGTTATCTGTTCCAGCGCCAAGGCGTCGCTACAAGCTTTTCCAAAACAGTTGCAGAAAACGAAAAAGGGAATTTTTCGGGCCAAAGATGGTCTTCTGTAGGTGAAGGAATGTCGGAGCAA GGAAATAACAAAGATGGAGAACTGGATGACAAGTTCCAGAGCTTGTCTTTGAACAACAATGAAAAGAAAGCTGACACACCAATAGAAGAG ATTGCTTCTACTGCTAAGAAGCTTTGGGATGTTCAGGACTCAGGGGAAGAGAACCAGGGAGGAATGACCACTGGGATCTTTTTTGGGGAGCAGTGGAGAGAAACTGCGTGGGGCCCATCAGTGCCACACATGGCACAGTCAGAGCACGCTGTGTCTCAGCCCATCATGGTACAAAGGCCTGCTAAAGGAGGTAACTTTAACACTGGTTCTGAGTCGCAAAGTGTCCTTTCTCCAAGGTCAGCAGATGGTGTTGGACTCAGTATGGTTGAGTATGTCTTAGCTTCTTCACCAGGTGGACAGGAACTGGATGCACAGATTATTAAAGCAGGattt GGTACATCCCCAACTACTGATGTTTTATCTGATAAGGGACCCAAAGCTAAAAATGAAGGCAAGGGAAGCAAAGGAGGCTCGCCATTTGAGGAGGATACTGGTGAGGAGATAAAGAAAGTTCTTCAAGATGAGCAAGGACATGAATCTCCGAAACCTGTCCCTAAGCAAACTGTAGAAGATGACAAGGCTGCTGCAACTTTCAG CCGAACTCCAGGCAGTAGACAGCCCTCTCCTACTACAAGTTCACAGCAACAGGATGCTCAGCAGGCCACCCAAACTGCCCACACAACTCAGCCACCCATGGGGCAGATTAAGCCTAATATCTACAAACAGCCAGATTCTATTGAAGATATTGCACCTCCTGTGGCATTGATAGATCCTCTTGAAAGCGTACATCTAGAACAGCTTCCGTTTGCGCAGCAGAGGGAGCCAGCTGTTGGCACTCCTACCAGTCCTTCAGACTTTGTAATGGTGACAGGGGCATCTCTGCCAAACAATGTCATTACATCGCAGCAAAACCAATCACTCCAGATGTCCCAACAGCATCAGATTGCACTGGCAATGGCTGCccaacagcaacagcagcaacaacaacaacagctggGATTACAATCCAGTCTGCAATCTACTGGTCTTGGTCATCCAAATCCTTATTTCATAACAGCTCAGCCAACGCAGGATCCATATGGCAATCCATCTCTAGCTGCTGTAAGTGGGGGTGCCCCTCAAGTGGTCCATCCTCATCAGTACGCAGCATACAGTGTCCAGCCATGGGGGGTGTATTCCACAACAGGTGCAACAAGTAGTGGAGGGTATCttcagcagcagcagcaacaacagcagcaacaacaacaggcTCAACATGCACAGCTTCTGCGATCCAACTCTGGTGGCATGGCGGGGCGTCCAATGCAGGGGCAGATGGAAATTATTGGAACACCCCCGTCACACCAGCAGCATTCCATGGCTGCTGCAGCTTCTCCTGGTACAAACTATCAGCTGATTGCACCACCTGGTGCAGCACCATTAGGATTAGGAACAACTGCATACTACGATCAGTCTGGAAACTTGGTGCTGGGTAATGCACAGAATGTGAACAACATGGCCACAGCGCAGATGGCTGCAGGGCAGATGGGCACACTGAGGATGGTTTCTCCAGTTGTGGTGAATGCCCAGAATGCTTCTGCTAGCTCAGTGGCTGCAGGTAGAATGGGAAGTGCCAGCTCAATGGGTGGGGCTTCCAGCATAGGCTTGTTTGGACAGCAAACTCAGCAGCAGCCACAGTTAAATAGTAGTGCCTTAGGAATGCTTGGTAATGTTGTAGGAGGATCTTCTGGTGTTGGCGCTGTGGGGACCATCCCTGGGGGAGGAGCAACAAGACGAGAATCAATGAATGCTACGGACTATGGTAAGAGAGCAGGTATTGCACAATACTATGCAACCCCTAGTGGAATGAGCAGCCTTGCCAGTTTATCTATCTCAGCACAGCCCTCTTACAATGCCCCGCAAGAACTTCCAACCCCTCCTCTTCTCTCACAAGGGCAGTCTCCCTTTGGTAGTCAGTCTGGTTACGGAGGGCAGTCAGGATTCACTGTAGGCAGTCCTATCTCAAATGGTCTCTCGCGCTACATGCAGCTTGCTGCTGCTCCTCGGGAGTCTACCAAGTACCAGGGGTCTCTAGGCGGCTTCAGTGGGATGCAGTTTGGTGCATCTGCCTTAGGTGGAAGTAGCTTAAGAGGTTCCAGAGGCAAAGAAACTGGTAGAAGCAGGCTGTTGGAAGACTTCCGCAATAACCGCTACCCTAACATTCAGTTACGTGACctggccaatcacattgtaGAGTTCTCTCAAGATCAGCATGGCTCGAGGTTTATTCAGCAGAAGCTTGAGCGGGCCTCTCCTAATGAAAAGCAGATGGTCTTTCATGAAATCCTCCCAGCTGCTTACAGCTTGATGACAGATGTATTTGGAAATTATGTGATACAGAAGTTCTTTGAGTTTGGTAGTCCTGAGCAGAAGCATCTTCTTGCCAACTGCATCCGTGGTCATGTGTTACCACTTGCCTTGCAAATGTATGGATGTCGTGTGATACAGAAGGCACTCGAGTGTATTTCTCCTGACGTTCAG aATGACCTGGTGAGGGAGCTGGATGGACATGTGCTGAAGTGTGTCAAGGATCAAAATGGAAATCATGTCGTACAAAAATGCATTGAATGTGTAGACCCATCGTCACTTCAGTTTATTATTGGAGCATTTCAAGCACAG GTCTATGCCCTCTCAACTCATCCTTATGGCTGCCGTGTGATTCAGCGTATCCTTGAACACTGTATGCCAGAGCAGACAAGTCCTATCCTGGATGAATTACACCAGCATACTGAGAGACTAGTACAAGATCAATATGGCAACTATGTGATTCAGCATGTGCTGGAGCATGGCACACTAGAGGACAAGAGCAAGATTGTTCATGAGCTTAGAGGGAACATACTAATTTTTAGCCAGCATAAATTTGCAAG TAATGTTGTGGAAAAATGTGTGACTCATGCCTCACGTGCTGAACGAGCTATGCTCATTGACGAAGTTTGCGGCAGCAGTGATAG TGCCTTATACACCATGATGAAAGATCAGTTTGCTAATTACGTCATCCAGAAGATGATTGACGTGGCAGAACCTCCTCAGCGAAAATTACTGATGCACAGGATTAGACCACATGTGCCAACACTCCGCAAGTACACTTATGGCAAACACATTCTGGCCAAGTTAGAGAAGTATTATATGACCATGAAACCAACACCCGAGTTTCTACCTCTTACAAATGGCCCGTTACTGTAG
- the LOC140946228 gene encoding pumilio homolog 1-like isoform X3 has translation MASKLQRKPPFLPQSSKWPWKTRSCGLIKFDHIRPMSFPCVLGMNEVGWEDGAYHSNGMPPKLGGRTSNGGSKTNNQGFEIVGTKSNGEVASYLFQRQGVATSFSKTVAENEKGNFSGQRWSSVGEGMSEQIASTAKKLWDVQDSGEENQGGMTTGIFFGEQWRETAWGPSVPHMAQSEHAVSQPIMVQRPAKGGNFNTGSESQSVLSPRSADGVGLSMVEYVLASSPGGQELDAQIIKAGFGTSPTTDVLSDKGPKAKNEGKGSKGGSPFEEDTGEEIKKVLQDEQGHESPKPVPKQTVEDDKAAATFSRTPGSRQPSPTTSSQQQDAQQATQTAHTTQPPMGQIKPNIYKQPDSIEDIAPPVALIDPLESVHLEQLPFAQQREPAVGTPTSPSDFVMVTGASLPNNVITSQQNQSLQMSQQHQIALAMAAQQQQQQQQQQLGLQSSLQSTGLGHPNPYFITAQPTQDPYGNPSLAAVSGGAPQVVHPHQYAAYSVQPWGVYSTTGATSSGGYLQQQQQQQQQQQQAQHAQLLRSNSGGMAGRPMQGQMEIIGTPPSHQQHSMAAAASPGTNYQLIAPPGAAPLGLGTTAYYDQSGNLVLGNAQNVNNMATAQMAAGQMGTLRMVSPVVVNAQNASASSVAAGRMGSASSMGGASSIGLFGQQTQQQPQLNSSALGMLGNVVGGSSGVGAVGTIPGGGATRRESMNATDYGKRAGIAQYYATPSGMSSLASLSISAQPSYNAPQELPTPPLLSQGQSPFGSQSGYGGQSGFTVGSPISNGLSRYMQLAAAPRESTKYQGSLGGFSGMQFGASALGGSSLRGSRGKETGRSRLLEDFRNNRYPNIQLRDLANHIVEFSQDQHGSRFIQQKLERASPNEKQMVFHEILPAAYSLMTDVFGNYVIQKFFEFGSPEQKHLLANCIRGHVLPLALQMYGCRVIQKALECISPDVQNDLVRELDGHVLKCVKDQNGNHVVQKCIECVDPSSLQFIIGAFQAQVYALSTHPYGCRVIQRILEHCMPEQTSPILDELHQHTERLVQDQYGNYVIQHVLEHGTLEDKSKIVHELRGNILIFSQHKFASNVVEKCVTHASRAERAMLIDEVCGSSDSALYTMMKDQFANYVIQKMIDVAEPPQRKLLMHRIRPHVPTLRKYTYGKHILAKLEKYYMTMKPTPEFLPLTNGPLL, from the exons atggcAAGTAAACTTCAAAGAAAGCCTCCATTTCTACCCCAGTCCAGCAAATGGCCTTGGAAGACAAGATCATGTGGCTTAATCAAATTCGATCAC aTCCGTCCAATGAGTTTTCCATGTGTTCTTGGTATGAACGAAGTTGGATGGGAAGATGGAGCGTACCACAGCAATGGTATGCCTCCAAAACTTGGCGGACGCACCAGTAATGGGGGATCGAAGACAAACAACCAGGGCTTCGAAATAGTAGGCACAAAGTCGAACGGGGAAGTCGCAAGTTATCTGTTCCAGCGCCAAGGCGTCGCTACAAGCTTTTCCAAAACAGTTGCAGAAAACGAAAAAGGGAATTTTTCGGGCCAAAGATGGTCTTCTGTAGGTGAAGGAATGTCGGAGCAA ATTGCTTCTACTGCTAAGAAGCTTTGGGATGTTCAGGACTCAGGGGAAGAGAACCAGGGAGGAATGACCACTGGGATCTTTTTTGGGGAGCAGTGGAGAGAAACTGCGTGGGGCCCATCAGTGCCACACATGGCACAGTCAGAGCACGCTGTGTCTCAGCCCATCATGGTACAAAGGCCTGCTAAAGGAGGTAACTTTAACACTGGTTCTGAGTCGCAAAGTGTCCTTTCTCCAAGGTCAGCAGATGGTGTTGGACTCAGTATGGTTGAGTATGTCTTAGCTTCTTCACCAGGTGGACAGGAACTGGATGCACAGATTATTAAAGCAGGattt GGTACATCCCCAACTACTGATGTTTTATCTGATAAGGGACCCAAAGCTAAAAATGAAGGCAAGGGAAGCAAAGGAGGCTCGCCATTTGAGGAGGATACTGGTGAGGAGATAAAGAAAGTTCTTCAAGATGAGCAAGGACATGAATCTCCGAAACCTGTCCCTAAGCAAACTGTAGAAGATGACAAGGCTGCTGCAACTTTCAG CCGAACTCCAGGCAGTAGACAGCCCTCTCCTACTACAAGTTCACAGCAACAGGATGCTCAGCAGGCCACCCAAACTGCCCACACAACTCAGCCACCCATGGGGCAGATTAAGCCTAATATCTACAAACAGCCAGATTCTATTGAAGATATTGCACCTCCTGTGGCATTGATAGATCCTCTTGAAAGCGTACATCTAGAACAGCTTCCGTTTGCGCAGCAGAGGGAGCCAGCTGTTGGCACTCCTACCAGTCCTTCAGACTTTGTAATGGTGACAGGGGCATCTCTGCCAAACAATGTCATTACATCGCAGCAAAACCAATCACTCCAGATGTCCCAACAGCATCAGATTGCACTGGCAATGGCTGCccaacagcaacagcagcaacaacaacaacagctggGATTACAATCCAGTCTGCAATCTACTGGTCTTGGTCATCCAAATCCTTATTTCATAACAGCTCAGCCAACGCAGGATCCATATGGCAATCCATCTCTAGCTGCTGTAAGTGGGGGTGCCCCTCAAGTGGTCCATCCTCATCAGTACGCAGCATACAGTGTCCAGCCATGGGGGGTGTATTCCACAACAGGTGCAACAAGTAGTGGAGGGTATCttcagcagcagcagcaacaacagcagcaacaacaacaggcTCAACATGCACAGCTTCTGCGATCCAACTCTGGTGGCATGGCGGGGCGTCCAATGCAGGGGCAGATGGAAATTATTGGAACACCCCCGTCACACCAGCAGCATTCCATGGCTGCTGCAGCTTCTCCTGGTACAAACTATCAGCTGATTGCACCACCTGGTGCAGCACCATTAGGATTAGGAACAACTGCATACTACGATCAGTCTGGAAACTTGGTGCTGGGTAATGCACAGAATGTGAACAACATGGCCACAGCGCAGATGGCTGCAGGGCAGATGGGCACACTGAGGATGGTTTCTCCAGTTGTGGTGAATGCCCAGAATGCTTCTGCTAGCTCAGTGGCTGCAGGTAGAATGGGAAGTGCCAGCTCAATGGGTGGGGCTTCCAGCATAGGCTTGTTTGGACAGCAAACTCAGCAGCAGCCACAGTTAAATAGTAGTGCCTTAGGAATGCTTGGTAATGTTGTAGGAGGATCTTCTGGTGTTGGCGCTGTGGGGACCATCCCTGGGGGAGGAGCAACAAGACGAGAATCAATGAATGCTACGGACTATGGTAAGAGAGCAGGTATTGCACAATACTATGCAACCCCTAGTGGAATGAGCAGCCTTGCCAGTTTATCTATCTCAGCACAGCCCTCTTACAATGCCCCGCAAGAACTTCCAACCCCTCCTCTTCTCTCACAAGGGCAGTCTCCCTTTGGTAGTCAGTCTGGTTACGGAGGGCAGTCAGGATTCACTGTAGGCAGTCCTATCTCAAATGGTCTCTCGCGCTACATGCAGCTTGCTGCTGCTCCTCGGGAGTCTACCAAGTACCAGGGGTCTCTAGGCGGCTTCAGTGGGATGCAGTTTGGTGCATCTGCCTTAGGTGGAAGTAGCTTAAGAGGTTCCAGAGGCAAAGAAACTGGTAGAAGCAGGCTGTTGGAAGACTTCCGCAATAACCGCTACCCTAACATTCAGTTACGTGACctggccaatcacattgtaGAGTTCTCTCAAGATCAGCATGGCTCGAGGTTTATTCAGCAGAAGCTTGAGCGGGCCTCTCCTAATGAAAAGCAGATGGTCTTTCATGAAATCCTCCCAGCTGCTTACAGCTTGATGACAGATGTATTTGGAAATTATGTGATACAGAAGTTCTTTGAGTTTGGTAGTCCTGAGCAGAAGCATCTTCTTGCCAACTGCATCCGTGGTCATGTGTTACCACTTGCCTTGCAAATGTATGGATGTCGTGTGATACAGAAGGCACTCGAGTGTATTTCTCCTGACGTTCAG aATGACCTGGTGAGGGAGCTGGATGGACATGTGCTGAAGTGTGTCAAGGATCAAAATGGAAATCATGTCGTACAAAAATGCATTGAATGTGTAGACCCATCGTCACTTCAGTTTATTATTGGAGCATTTCAAGCACAG GTCTATGCCCTCTCAACTCATCCTTATGGCTGCCGTGTGATTCAGCGTATCCTTGAACACTGTATGCCAGAGCAGACAAGTCCTATCCTGGATGAATTACACCAGCATACTGAGAGACTAGTACAAGATCAATATGGCAACTATGTGATTCAGCATGTGCTGGAGCATGGCACACTAGAGGACAAGAGCAAGATTGTTCATGAGCTTAGAGGGAACATACTAATTTTTAGCCAGCATAAATTTGCAAG TAATGTTGTGGAAAAATGTGTGACTCATGCCTCACGTGCTGAACGAGCTATGCTCATTGACGAAGTTTGCGGCAGCAGTGATAG TGCCTTATACACCATGATGAAAGATCAGTTTGCTAATTACGTCATCCAGAAGATGATTGACGTGGCAGAACCTCCTCAGCGAAAATTACTGATGCACAGGATTAGACCACATGTGCCAACACTCCGCAAGTACACTTATGGCAAACACATTCTGGCCAAGTTAGAGAAGTATTATATGACCATGAAACCAACACCCGAGTTTCTACCTCTTACAAATGGCCCGTTACTGTAG